One region of Primulina tabacum isolate GXHZ01 chromosome 1, ASM2559414v2, whole genome shotgun sequence genomic DNA includes:
- the LOC142552526 gene encoding CDPK-related kinase 5-like isoform X1 → MGICVSKTKQSPEPNFQSSDDIKPEKIPVGEKGNSIPAKSNGEDASTSGNFEESGKNVENPAAGKKSPFFRFYSPSPAHYLFSKKSPARSPAPSSGTPLRFLKRPFPPPSPAKHIRAVLARRHGSVKPNEAAIPEGKEVSDAAGLDKSFGFSKNFYNKYDLGEEVGRGHFGYTCRAKFKKGELKGQEVAVKVIPKAKMTTAIAIEDVRKEVKILRALTGQSNLIQFYDAYEDHDNVYVVMELCEGGELLDRILSRGGKYSEDDAKTVMMQILNVVSFCHLQGVVHRDLKPENFLFTSKDENSLLKAIDFGLSDFVKPGSFYFIMFSLFQTFLMVQVAVVISFFADERLNDIVGSAYYVAPEVLHRSYSTEADVWSVGVIAYILLCGSRPFWARTESGIFRAVVKAEPTYDEQPWPTLSSEAKDFVKRLLNKDPRKRMTAAQAMCHPWIRNTNDIKVLLDISIFKLMKAYMRSSPLRKAALRALSKTLTVDELFYLKGQFAMLEPNKNGTISLDNIKAALKKYSTDAMNESRIYDFLASLNALQYRRMDFVEFCAAALSVYQLEALDRWEQHARCAYEIFEKEGNRTIMIEELASELGLNPSVPVHAVLHDWIRHTDGKLSFLGFIKLLHGVSSRSLAKVH, encoded by the exons ATGGGGATTTGTGTCTCGAAAACCAAGCAGTCTCCGGAGCCCAATTTCCAATCCTCTGATGACATCAAGCCCGAAAAGATCCCAGTTGGGGAAAAGGGTAATTCGATCCCGGCCAAGAGTAATGGAGAAGATGCATCAACTTCGGGGAATTTTGAGGAGAGTGGGAAAAATGTGGAGAACCCAGCTGCAGGTAAGAAGTCACCTTTTTTCAGGTTCTACAGCCCGAGCCCAGCTCATTACTTGTTCTCGAAGAAGTCTCCGGCGAGATCTCCAGCTCCTTCGAGCGGTACTCCGTTGAGGTTTTTGAAGAGGCCGTTCCCGCCGCCGTCCCCGGCGAAGCACATCAGGGCGGTGCTGGCGCGGCGGCACGGGTCTGTGAAGCCGAACGAGGCAGCTATACCTGAAGGGAAAGAGGTGTCGGATGCGGCGGGATTAGATAAGAGCTTTGGGTTTTCGAAGAATTTTTACAATAAATATGATCTGGGAGAGGAGGTGGGGAGAGGGCATTTTGGATACACTTGCAGGGCTAAGTTCAAGAAGGGGGAGCTTAAAGGGCAGGAGGTTGCTGTAAAGGTCATACCGAAAGCAAAG ATGACCACTGCAATAGCTATAGAAGATGTAAGAAAGGAGGTGAAAATATTGAGAGCTTTGACTGGACAGAGCAATCTGATACAATTTTATGATGCTTATGAAGACCATGACAATGTCTACGTAGTGATGGA GTTATGTGAGGGAGGCGAGCTTTTGGATAGAATACTTTCCAG GGGTGGCAAGTATTCAGAAGATGACGCTAAGACTGTGATGATGCAAATACTGAATGTTGTTTCTTTCTGCCATCTCCAAGGGGTTGTACACCGGGATCTTAAACCTGAG AATTTCTTGTTCACATCCAAGGATGAAAACTCTCTATTGAAGGCAATAGATTTCGGATTATCAGATTTTGTTAAACCAGGTTCGTtctattttattatgttttcgttatttcaaacatttttgaTGGTCCAGGTTGCTGTAGTTATCAGTTTCTTTGCAGATGAGCGGCTTAATGATATTGTTGGCAGTGCATATTATGTGGCACCGGAAGTCTTACATAGATCATACAGTACTGAGGCTGATGTCTGGAGTGTTGGTGTGATAGCTTACATATTATTGTGTGGAAGCCGCCCATTTTGGGCTAGAACTGAGTCTGGCATCTTTCGAGCTGTTGTAAAAGCTGAACCGACTTATGATGAACAACCTTGGCCTACTCTTTCTTCAGAGGCAAAAGACTTTGTTAAACGTCTGTTAAATAAAGATCCAAGGAAAAGAATGACTGCAGCTCAGGCCATGT GTCATCCTTGGATCAGAAATACTAACGACATAAAAGTCCTGCTGGATATATCGATATTCAAACTCATGAAAGCATATATGCGATCATCTCCCCTCCGGAAAGCTGCTTTAAGG GCTTTATCAAAAACTCTTACAGTTGATGAACTATTCTATCTGAAGGGGCAATTTGCCATGTTGGAACCTAACAAGAATGGCACCATAAGTCTGGACAATATTAAAGCC GCCTTGAAGAAATACTCGACTGATGCTATGAATGAATCACGTATCTACGACTTTCTTGCTTCT CTCAACGCCCTTCAATACAGAAGAATGGATTTTGTGGAATTCTGTGCCGCTGCATTAAGTGTCTATCAGTTAGAGGCTTTAGATAGATGGGAACAACACGCTCGTTGTGCCTacgaaattttcgaaaaggaaGGGAACAGAACCATCATGATCGAAGAATTGGCTTCG GAACTTGGCCTCAACCCATCTGTACCTGTTCATGCCGTTCTCCATGACTGGATTAGACACACAGATGGAAAGCTCAGTTTCCTCGGATTCATCAAGCTGTTGCATGGTGTTTCCAGCCGGTCTCTTGCCAAAGTTCATTGA
- the LOC142552526 gene encoding CDPK-related kinase 5-like isoform X2, producing MGICVSKTKQSPEPNFQSSDDIKPEKIPVGEKGNSIPAKSNGEDASTSGNFEESGKNVENPAAGKKSPFFRFYSPSPAHYLFSKKSPARSPAPSSGTPLRFLKRPFPPPSPAKHIRAVLARRHGSVKPNEAAIPEGKEVSDAAGLDKSFGFSKNFYNKYDLGEEVGRGHFGYTCRAKFKKGELKGQEVAVKVIPKAKMTTAIAIEDVRKEVKILRALTGQSNLIQFYDAYEDHDNVYVVMELCEGGELLDRILSRGGKYSEDDAKTVMMQILNVVSFCHLQGVVHRDLKPENFLFTSKDENSLLKAIDFGLSDFVKPDERLNDIVGSAYYVAPEVLHRSYSTEADVWSVGVIAYILLCGSRPFWARTESGIFRAVVKAEPTYDEQPWPTLSSEAKDFVKRLLNKDPRKRMTAAQAMCHPWIRNTNDIKVLLDISIFKLMKAYMRSSPLRKAALRALSKTLTVDELFYLKGQFAMLEPNKNGTISLDNIKAALKKYSTDAMNESRIYDFLASLNALQYRRMDFVEFCAAALSVYQLEALDRWEQHARCAYEIFEKEGNRTIMIEELASELGLNPSVPVHAVLHDWIRHTDGKLSFLGFIKLLHGVSSRSLAKVH from the exons ATGGGGATTTGTGTCTCGAAAACCAAGCAGTCTCCGGAGCCCAATTTCCAATCCTCTGATGACATCAAGCCCGAAAAGATCCCAGTTGGGGAAAAGGGTAATTCGATCCCGGCCAAGAGTAATGGAGAAGATGCATCAACTTCGGGGAATTTTGAGGAGAGTGGGAAAAATGTGGAGAACCCAGCTGCAGGTAAGAAGTCACCTTTTTTCAGGTTCTACAGCCCGAGCCCAGCTCATTACTTGTTCTCGAAGAAGTCTCCGGCGAGATCTCCAGCTCCTTCGAGCGGTACTCCGTTGAGGTTTTTGAAGAGGCCGTTCCCGCCGCCGTCCCCGGCGAAGCACATCAGGGCGGTGCTGGCGCGGCGGCACGGGTCTGTGAAGCCGAACGAGGCAGCTATACCTGAAGGGAAAGAGGTGTCGGATGCGGCGGGATTAGATAAGAGCTTTGGGTTTTCGAAGAATTTTTACAATAAATATGATCTGGGAGAGGAGGTGGGGAGAGGGCATTTTGGATACACTTGCAGGGCTAAGTTCAAGAAGGGGGAGCTTAAAGGGCAGGAGGTTGCTGTAAAGGTCATACCGAAAGCAAAG ATGACCACTGCAATAGCTATAGAAGATGTAAGAAAGGAGGTGAAAATATTGAGAGCTTTGACTGGACAGAGCAATCTGATACAATTTTATGATGCTTATGAAGACCATGACAATGTCTACGTAGTGATGGA GTTATGTGAGGGAGGCGAGCTTTTGGATAGAATACTTTCCAG GGGTGGCAAGTATTCAGAAGATGACGCTAAGACTGTGATGATGCAAATACTGAATGTTGTTTCTTTCTGCCATCTCCAAGGGGTTGTACACCGGGATCTTAAACCTGAG AATTTCTTGTTCACATCCAAGGATGAAAACTCTCTATTGAAGGCAATAGATTTCGGATTATCAGATTTTGTTAAACCAG ATGAGCGGCTTAATGATATTGTTGGCAGTGCATATTATGTGGCACCGGAAGTCTTACATAGATCATACAGTACTGAGGCTGATGTCTGGAGTGTTGGTGTGATAGCTTACATATTATTGTGTGGAAGCCGCCCATTTTGGGCTAGAACTGAGTCTGGCATCTTTCGAGCTGTTGTAAAAGCTGAACCGACTTATGATGAACAACCTTGGCCTACTCTTTCTTCAGAGGCAAAAGACTTTGTTAAACGTCTGTTAAATAAAGATCCAAGGAAAAGAATGACTGCAGCTCAGGCCATGT GTCATCCTTGGATCAGAAATACTAACGACATAAAAGTCCTGCTGGATATATCGATATTCAAACTCATGAAAGCATATATGCGATCATCTCCCCTCCGGAAAGCTGCTTTAAGG GCTTTATCAAAAACTCTTACAGTTGATGAACTATTCTATCTGAAGGGGCAATTTGCCATGTTGGAACCTAACAAGAATGGCACCATAAGTCTGGACAATATTAAAGCC GCCTTGAAGAAATACTCGACTGATGCTATGAATGAATCACGTATCTACGACTTTCTTGCTTCT CTCAACGCCCTTCAATACAGAAGAATGGATTTTGTGGAATTCTGTGCCGCTGCATTAAGTGTCTATCAGTTAGAGGCTTTAGATAGATGGGAACAACACGCTCGTTGTGCCTacgaaattttcgaaaaggaaGGGAACAGAACCATCATGATCGAAGAATTGGCTTCG GAACTTGGCCTCAACCCATCTGTACCTGTTCATGCCGTTCTCCATGACTGGATTAGACACACAGATGGAAAGCTCAGTTTCCTCGGATTCATCAAGCTGTTGCATGGTGTTTCCAGCCGGTCTCTTGCCAAAGTTCATTGA